In one Brassica oleracea var. oleracea cultivar TO1000 chromosome C9, BOL, whole genome shotgun sequence genomic region, the following are encoded:
- the LOC106313169 gene encoding LOW QUALITY PROTEIN: probable long-chain-alcohol O-fatty-acyltransferase 1 (The sequence of the model RefSeq protein was modified relative to this genomic sequence to represent the inferred CDS: inserted 2 bases in 1 codon): protein MEEELRNLSKVWIYALFSISYCYFISSRISKGILRLLSILPVCILFLVLPLFLSSLHFSGSSTLFLSWLANFNLLLFAFDQGPLCPLPSNICRFFCFACFPIKVRQKASPNAITNRKNEPMPEWVFAVKVLVFGVLLHVXEYKDVLPRFVVLALYCLHIYLEVELVLVFVGAVVSTLLGCDIEPVFNEPYLATSLQDFWSRRWNLMVSAVLRSAVHIPVQRFFTRFFRANIAVLVGVMASFLVSGLMHELIYFYAIRLPPTWEVTCFFVLQGVATTSEIVVKRTLRWTPPHRAVSGLAVMAFVSVTGVWLFLPQLLRNNVHERATSECLLVIDFAKRKLFISSS from the exons ATGGAAGAAGAGTTGAGAAACTTAAGCAAGGTATGGATCTATGCCTTGTTCTCCATCTCTTATTGTTATTTCATATCATCTAGAATCTCCAAGGGTATTCTTCGTCTCCTTTCCATTCTTCCAGTCTGCATTCTGTTTCTTGTTCTTCCTCTGTTCCTCTCTTCTCTGCACTTTAGCGGCAGTTCAACTCTTTTCCTCTCATGGCTCGCAAATTTCAATCTTCTTCTCTTCGCTTTTGATCAAGGACCTTTATGTCCACTTCCCTCAAATATATGCCGCTTCTTCTGCTTTGCTTGTTTCCCCATCAAAGTCAGACAGAAAGCATCTCCAAATGCGATCACGAATCGTAAGAATGAACCTATGCCTGAATGGGTTTTTGCTGTCAAGGTTTTGGTCTTTGGCGTCTTGTTACATGT TGAATACAAGGACGTTTTGCCTCGGTTTGTTGTTTTGGCTCTATATTGTCTCCATATTTACCTTGAGGTGGAACTTGTTCTGGTGTTTGTCGGGGCAGTTGTATCTACTCTTCTCGGCTGTGACATTGAGCCGGTTTTCAACGAGCCCTATCTAGCCACCTCTCTACAGGACTTCTGGAGCCGCAGATGGAACCTTATGGTTTCAGCTGTCCTACGCTCAGCCGTCCACATTCCGGTGCAGCGTTTTTTCACACGCTTTTTCAGAGCAAACATAGCTGTGTTGGTCGGGGTCATGGCCTCGTTCCTTGTCTCGGGACTGATGCATGAGTTGATCTACTTTTACGCAATCCGTTTGCCTCCAACTTGGGAGGTAACTTGTTTCTTTGTGTTGCAAGGTGTTGCCACTACTTCAGAGATAGTGGTGAAGAGAACACTGCGGTGGACGCCACCGCACCGGGCTGTTTCGGGTCTAGCGGTTATGGCGTTTGTGAGCGTGACGGGCGTTTGGCTCTTCCTCCCTCAACTGCTGAGAAATAATGTTCATGAGAGAGCGACTAGCGAATGTTTGTTGGTTATTGACTTTGCCAAACGCAAGTTGTTCATTTCTTCTTCATGA